ACCAACGATCAGTGGGGGTTGGTAGATAGATTCTGCAGTTTTCTCAGCCTTTGGGTAGGAAAAGTCTGAGATATATTCTATACCATCTCCTGGAGGTCCCCGGCAGGACCAGAGCCCAGACGTTCCCACAGATGTTCACAAATCCCAGATGTCCACAATGGTGACATGCTCCTTAACGTACCCTGCCCCGAGCAGCTTCCCCCCACCTTCCTGTCTCACTCCTCTGCTCCCCTACCAGAGCATCTTGGGATCACCTCCCAGTTAGCTACTTGTACTCGAATCCTAGTCTGTTTCTGGAAGAACCCAATCAAAGGCAGTCCGTGTAAGCAGCTTTGggcaggaaagagctctctgcaggaggccccttTGTCCTATCACTAACCTCAAACCAGGCGCCCCATGCCCTACTCACCTCCGGCcctagcacacctttcaaatcttttgatcacaccaCACCTTGTCTAATCTGTTGGTTCTTTCCATAGATCAAATTAgcaatgaagaataagtaatcagccgatgaccagatctcttccctagcttttCTTTCAGCAATCTCACGAACAAACCGTGTGAACAAGAGAGCACCTAAGGGAGAACCACAAGGAGCCGACAAGCCTGCACACGGGGAGGGATGGCAACGACTCTGACTCCCTATGTCAATGATTGAGATtacttccccttttccctttacAAACTCCACGGCGGAGCAGAATTTTGGGAGGTGGGTCCTGGGGACACTGGGTCCATTTCCCCAGATTGCCAGCACTCTGATTAAAGGCAGCTTTCCTTTTCACCGGCTTTTGTCTCTCTCTGGAGTATTGATTTTTGTGCGTCAAGCAGTCAGACCTGATTCAGTAACATCGGGACTCTAGGTTTTGCATTCCATTGACGTGGAATTGACCATGGCCTGACCTGGAAAGAAAAAGTGGCTTCTCCCTTAGCAGTTCATCTACTTCAAACACGCCTGCGGCCACCTGCCCCACCAACACCAAGACGGACTGATCCCATCGGTCCGTGGGCCCGGACACAGCCGAAGATTCTTCTCCAGATAGTATTCCAAGCAGCCGCCGCTTCCAACAGATCAGCACCGGCCCCAGAAATGGAACCTCTCTGGGGGTTCTGTTCAAGCATGACCGCTGCAAACACAataagggaagagagatgggaaagaaGGCTTTTCCAAAGAATGGGGAGGGCTGGGAACTTGGGGGTGTTACCAAGAGAAAGGAGCAGTGCCTGGTGAACAGTGCTGCCTGGGGGGCATCCAGCTTCCCTCCTCACATGGGCACAGGATGGATGGCAGATCTCAGGGGCCCATCAGGGAAACTGTCTCTGAACCAACTGGCGTCTGAAGTGAGGAGCACAGGAGGGGACCTGAGGCACAGCGGTGACTGTGCTGGGAGAGGCTGCTTGCTTTGTAAATGGGGCCTGAGGGTCTTGGGAGAATTGCACAACAAGCTGGAAAGCTGGCTCACCTTGGCTGCTGGGAGAAGAAGTCTCCCAGGGCTGAGTGTGCCCAGGCGTGATAGAGCCAGCCCTCTTGGCCCGCGGGCAGGGCAGGTGTCGCTCAGAGATAAACCAACCCCTGGCAGTGGGTGATGATCCCGGTGAAGCATTGCTCAGGAGGGCAGGATTACCTTGGAGCAGGTAACCCTGGATGCTGGCCGCACAACAGTGCTAGGAGTGGGTGCTTTCCAGAAGTGCTGTGAGCCCCGCTCCTCCTGGGTGGTGTGGCCCGCTTGCCCCTGACATCAGGAAGAGCTCGGGTGCCGGCTGCCCCCCACACGACTCAGGGACAGGGCAGCATGAGCGGGGCAAGACACGTGGGCAAGATCCAGAAACGCCTGGAAGAGGTCAAGAGCCAGTGGGTCCGGCCAGCCAGGGCTGACTTCAGTGACAATGAGAGTGCCCGGCTGGCCACAGATGCCCTCTTGGATGGGGGCCCCGAGGCCTACTGGCGGGTGCTCAGCCAGGAAGGCGAGGTGGACTTCTTGTCCTCGGTGGAGGCCCAGTACATCCAGGCCCAGGCCAAGGAGCCCCCCTCTGCCCCGGAGCCcccaggagaggccgcagcaggtTCCAAGGGACTCGATTCCTGCTCCGTGGCCTCAAGTACCTACTTCCCTGTGGCCTCAGAGGGCAGCGAGCCGACCTTGCTGCACACCTGGGCCTCAGCTGAGAAGCCCTACCTGAAGGAAAAGTCCAGCGTCACCGTGTACTTCCAGACGGACAAGCGCAACAACATCAGGGACCTCATCCGCCGCTGCATCACCCGGACCAGCCAGGTAGTGATGGCGGAGTCTGCGTCTCCTTGgccatggggtggggggactggtggagaagaggagagagggatgtGTCCTGCTCTAAGGGATGGAGTCCAGGTGACTGGAGCTTAGGATGGAGCCAGGGATGTTATGCTCTGCCCTGCCCTAGATCATTGATTTCCTGATCCCATTTGTCACAGTCTGGGTCCCGGCCACCAACACCCATCACTGGAACTCCAGCAATAGCTTCCCATCTGACCCTCCTGTTCCATCTTGAGCCCGACCACCTAGTCTCCAAGCTGCTGTAGACACTTTTTCTATACTTCAAATTTAACTTGGTCCCTTCATTGCTTAGagccttcagtggctcccagTTGCCCCCAGTGGGACCAGCAGACTCCGTAGCATGGCTCACGGCCTCTCCAGCTCCCCTTCCACCCCCTGCCACTCAGTCCTGAGTGACCTGCAGATTCTCAAACACATCAGGTTCTGTCTTGAGGCCTCTGCACATGCCGTTCCCTCTGACTGGAGCCCCCTCACCTTCCCTGCTTTTCCCTTAACACCTACTCCTTCTCAGGACCCAGCGCTGAAGTCCCGTTctcaggaagcctttcctgagtTCCCCAGGCTAGGCAAGGTGCTTCACTTCTGTATTCCTGAATGAAGGGGCCACTCCACTGGGACACAAACTCGCCCCGTTTCCTCTCAGGCTCGGCTTAGACCTGTCTGCCCACAAATTCAGTGCAGCGCTTGAATCCAACCGGTGGTCAGGCAGAGGACAGAGGAGACAGCAGAGGTTTCTCCCTCCCCAGagtgtttatattttaataagtgactttagaagaagaaaaatcctTCAAGGCCAGAGCTTAGCTGGCAGAGTTTCAGGCACCGGGACTGGCATTTGGCCGGGAGTTCTCCCAATGCTCCTGGAACTGCAGGCCCACAGGGGCTGCCTGCTCCCCCGGGGAATTGGCGGGGGGCA
This sequence is a window from Orcinus orca chromosome 17, mOrcOrc1.1, whole genome shotgun sequence. Protein-coding genes within it:
- the FAM83A gene encoding protein FAM83A isoform X2, encoding MSGARHVGKIQKRLEEVKSQWVRPARADFSDNESARLATDALLDGGPEAYWRVLSQEGEVDFLSSVEAQYIQAQAKEPPSAPEPPGEAAAGSKGLDSCSVASSTYFPVASEGSEPTLLHTWASAEKPYLKEKSSVTVYFQTDKRNNIRDLIRRCITRTSQVLAILMDVFTDVEIFCDILEAANKRGVFVCVLLDQGGVKLFREMCDKAQISDSHLKNVSVRSVEGEVYCAKSGRKFAGQIQDKFIISDWRYVLCGSYSMPGAGQPAWVETAVSQLPEGLCDGAKSLSASSVCSSLIGGLLGLQGNEGRRRD